A window from Cyprinus carpio isolate SPL01 chromosome A11, ASM1834038v1, whole genome shotgun sequence encodes these proteins:
- the LOC122146618 gene encoding fibroin heavy chain-like isoform X4 produces the protein MTARVYFSLTAVLSCLFGYLRITHAIQRRTTVDGLCPARLTVVPSHRGCTSDKDCPGGYKCCQFDCGPVCVPPVFMKPGQCPIPEMTPLFAESCFHDGQCPATQKCCPTTGGFACSEPRGQGGGQGGSRGQGGGRGQGGGQGLGGGMGLGGGLGGGMGQGGGTGSGTGQGQGSGMGSGTGQGQGGSLGQGSGTGLVSRLGQGGGLGLGGGLGQGLGSGTGLVSHLGGLGGGMGLGGGMGLGGSTGSGLGKGSGTGQGSGMGSGTGQGSGMGSGTGQGQGGGLGQGSVTGLVSRLGQRGGLGQGAGLGLGGGLGQGLGSGTGLVSHLGLGGGLGQGGSLGLGGGLSQGSGMGSGTGQGHGNGMGGSLGKGSGMGSSLGQGLGSSTGLGSGLGQGSGTGQGSGTGRGLGSGMGSSLGQGIGMGQGSGTGQGSGMGSGSGTGQGQGSGMGSGLGQGLVSHLGQGGGLGLGGGLGLGSGMGGGLGQGGGMGLGGGMGLGSGMGMGGGLGLGSGMGLGGGTGLGSGMGSGTGQGRGMESSTGQGSGTGSGLGQGLVSSTGLLSRLGQGGGLGLESGMGGSLGSGMGLGGGLAQGSGAGLGSRLGQGSGLGSGSGTGQGQGSSMGSGTGQGSGTGQGLVSGLGQGSGTGQGSRLGQGSGLGSGLGKGSSMGRGTGQGSGMGRGTGQGQGSGMGSGLGKGSSMGRGTGQGSGMGRGTGQGQGSGMGSNLGQGSGTGQGLISILGQGSRSGQGSGMVSSTGLVSGLGQGSGMGNGMGTSLSLGSSLGQGSDTGLVSRLGQGSGLGSGTGQGSGIGQGLGRGLGSLGQGSGTASGTGQGSGTASGTGQGSGIGQGMGSGLGSLGQGSGMVSGTGQGSGVARGTGQGSGTASGTGQGSGTASGTGQGSGIGQGIGSGLGSLGQGSGMVSGTGQGSGMVSGTGQGLVSSSGLVSGTGQGSGMVSGTGQGSGMVSGTGQGSGMVSGTGQGLVSSSGLVSGTGQGSGMVSGTGQGSGMVSGTGQGSGMVSGTGQGLVSSSGLVSGTGQGSGMVSGTGQGLVSSSGLVSGTGQGSGMVSGTGQGLVSSSGLVSGTGQGSGMLSGTGQRLVSSSGLVSGTGQGSGMVSGTGQGMGSGTGQGMGSGTGQGMGSGTGQGRGTGLGQGSGMGSGTGQGSGMVSGTGQGSGMVSGTGQGLVSSAGLVSGTDQGSGQGSGTGQGQGSFMGSGTGQGLVSSSGLVSGTGQGSGMVSGTGQGSGMVSGTGQGLVSSTGLVSGTDQGSGEGSGTGLGQGSGMGSGTDQGLVSSSGLVSGTGQGSGMVSGTGQGMGSGLGQESGMGSGTGQGMGSGTGQGMGSGTGQGMGSGTGQGMGSGTGQGRGTGLGQGSGMGSGTGQERGTGLGQGSGMGSGTGQGSGMVSGTGQGLVSSSGLVSGFGQGSGMASGTGQGSGMVSGTGQGSGMVSGTGQGSGMVSGTGQGSGMVSGTGQGSGMGNGNGMGSVLGQGSGMVSGTGLISCLSQRSSTESGLGQGSSTGQGSGLGQGMGSGMGSGTGQGQGSGLGQGMGSGMVSGTGQESSTGQGSGLGQGMGSGTGQGQGSGLGQGMGSGLGNLSLGSSLGQGSGTGQGSSIVCGAGQVSGTGSDLESSLGQGSGMGNGNGMGSGLDLGSGTGQGSGTGLGQGNGLGQGMGSSSSLVSGTGQGLVSSTGQGSGAGQESSLGQGMGSGLGSFGQGSRLESGQGQGSGTGQGRSLGQGLVSSTGLESGLGQGSGMGNGNGMGSGLDLGSGTGQGRGLGQGSGMGNGMGSGLGQGSSMGNGMGSGLGQGSGMGSGLGQGSGMGSGLGQGSGTGQGLGSLARAW, from the exons ATGACAGCTCGAGTGTATTTCTCGTTGACTGCTGTTTTATCATGTCTGTTTGGATACTTGAGGATAACTCACGCCATTCAAAGACGAACCACAG TGGACGGTTTATGTCCAGCGAGGCTGACGGTCGTGCCATCCCATCGAGGATGTACTTCTGATAAAGACTGCCCTGGAGGATACAAATGCTGTCAATTTGACTGTGGGCCTGTTTGCGTGCCTCCTGTGTTCA TGAAGCCAGGTCAATGTCCAATACCGGAGATGACTCCACTGTTTGCTGAAAGCTGTTTCCATGATGGCCAGTGTCCTGCCACACAAAAATGTTGCCCAACCACCGGTGGCTTTGCATGCAGTGAACCACGAGGCCAGGGAGGGGGCCAGGGAGGCAGCCGGGGCCAGGGAGGCGGCCGGGGCCAGGGAGGCGGCCAGGGCCTGGGAGGCGGAATGGGCCTGGGAGGCGGCCTGGGAGGCGGAATGGGCCAGGGAGGCGGTACGGGAAGTGGTACTGGTcagggccagggaagtggtatgGGAAGTGGTACTGGCCAGGGGCAGGGAGGCAGTCTTGGCCAGGGAAGTGGTACTGGCCTGGTAAGCCGTCTGGGCCAGGGAGGTGGCCTTGGCCTGGGAGGCGGTCTTGGCCAGGGCCTGGGAAGCGGTACTGGCCTGGTAAGCCATCTGGGCGGCCTGGGAGGCGGAATGGGCCTGGGAGGCGGAATGGGCCTGGGAGGCAGTACGGGAAGTGGCCTTGGCAAGGGAAGTggtactggccagggaagcggtatgggaagtggtactggccagggaagtggtatgGGAAGTGGTACTGGACAGGGGCAGGGAg GCGGTCTTGGCCAGGGAAGTGTTACTGGCCTGGTAAGCCGTCTGGGCCAGAGAGGTGGCCTTGGCCAGGGGGCTGGCCTTGGCCTGGGAGGAGGTCTTGGCCAGGGCCTGGGAAGCGGTACTGGCCTGGTAAGCCATCTGGGCCTGGGAGGTGGCCTTGGCCAGGGGGGCAGCCTTGGCTTGGGTGGTGGTCTTAGCCAGGGAAGTGGTATGGGAAGTGGTACTGGCCAGGGCCACGGAAATGGAATGGGAGGCAGTCTTGGCAAGGGAAGCGGAATGGGAAGCAGTCTTGGCCAGGGCCTGGGAAGCAGTACTGGCCTGGGAAGCGGTCTTGGCCAGGGCAGTGGTACTGGTCAGGGAAGCGGTACTGGCAGGGGCCTGGGAAGCGGCATGGGAAGCAGTCTGGGCCAGGGAATCGGcatgggccagggaagcggtactggccagggaagcggtatgggaAGTGGAAGTGGTActggccagggccagggaagcggtatgggtAGTGGTCTTGGCCAGGGCCTGGTAAGCCATCTGGGCCAGGGGGGTGGTCTTGGCCTGGGAGGTGGTCTTGGCCTAGGAAGTGGCATGGGAGGCGGTCTTGGCCAGGGGGGTGGCATGGGCCTGGGAGGTGGCATGGGCCTGGGAAGTGGCATGGGCATGGGAGGCGGTCTTGGCCTGGGAAGCGGCATGGGCCTGGGAGGCGGTACTGGCCTGGGAAGCGGAATGGGAAGCGGTACTGGCCAGGGAAGGGGTATGGAAAGCagtactggccagggaagcggtacgGGAAGTGGTCTTGGCCAGGGCCTGGTAAGCAGTACTGGCCTGTTAAGCCGTCTGGGCCAGGGGGGTGGCCTTGGCCTGGAAAGTGGCATGGGAGGCAGCCTGGGAAGTGGCATGGGCCTGGGAGGCGGTCTTGCCCAGGGAAGTGGTGCTGGCCTGGGAAGCCGTTTGGGCCAGGGAAGTGGCCTGGGAAGTGGAAGTGGTActggccagggccagggaagcagTATGGGAAGTGGTACTGGCCAGGGCAGTGGTACTGGCCAAGGCCTGGTAAGCGGtctgggccagggaagcggtactGGCCAGGGAAGCCGTCTGGGCCAGGGAAGTGGCCTGGGAAGTGGTCTTGGCAAGGGAAGCAGTATGGGAAGGggtactggccagggaagcggtatgggaAGGGGTActggccagggccagggaagtggtatgGGAAGCGGTCTTGGCAAGGGAAGCAGTATGGGAAGGggtactggccagggaagcggtatgggaAGGGGTActggccagggccagggaagtggtatgGGAAGCAATCTTGGCCAGGGAAGTGGTACTGGCCAAGGCCTGATAAGCATTCTGGGCCAGGGAAGCCGTTCTGGTCAGGGTAGCGGTATGGTAAGCAGTACTGGCCTGGTAAGTGGACTgggccagggaagtggtatgGGTAATGGTATGGGAACCAGTCTGAGCCTGGGAAGCAGTCTTGGTCAGGGAAGCGATACTGGCCTGGTAAGCCGTTTGGGCCAGGGAAGTGGCCTGGGAAGCGGTACTGGTCAGGGAAGCGGTATTGGCCAGGGTTTGGGAAGAGGTCTCGGCAGTCTTGGCCAGGGAAGTGGCACGGCAAGTGGTACAGGCCAGGGAAGCGGCACGGCAAGTGGTAcaggccagggaagcggtattgGCCAGGGTATGGGAAGTGGTCTCGGCAGTCttggccagggaagtggtatggtgagtggaactggccagggaagcggtgtGGCAAGAGGTACTGGTCAGGGAAGTGGCACGGCAAGTGGTACAGGCCAGGGAAGTGGCACGGCAAGTGGTAcaggccagggaagcggtattgGCCAGGGTATAGGAAGTGGTCTCGGCAGTCttggccagggaagtggtatggtgagtggaactggccagggaagtggtatggtgagtggaactggccagggCCTGGTAAGCAGTTCTGGCCTGGtgagtggaactggccagggaagtggtatggtgagtggaactggccagggaagtggtatggtgagtggtactggccagggaagtggtatggtgagtggaactggccagggCCTGGTAAGCAGTTCTGGCCTGGtgagtggaactggccagggaagtggtatggtgagtggaactggccagggaagtggtatggtgagtggtactggccagggaagtggtatggtgagtggaactggGCAGGGCCTGGTAAGCAGTTCTGGCCTGGTAagtggaactggccagggaagtg gtatggtgagtggaactggccagggCCTGGTAAGCAGTTCTGGCCTGGTAagtggaactggccagggaagtg gtatggtgagtggaactggccagggCCTGGTAAGCAGTTCTGGCCTGGTAagtggaactggccagggaagtggtatgTTGAGTGGAACTGGCCAGCGCCTGGTAAGCAGTTCTGGCCTGGtgagtggaactggccagggaagcggtatggtgAGCGGTACAGGCCAGGGTATGGGAAGCGGTACAGGCCAGGGTATGGGAAGCGGTACAGGCCAGGGTATGGGAAGCGGTACAGGCCAGGGAAGGGGTACTGgtcttggccagggaagcggtatgggaagtggtactggccagggaagcggtatggtgagtggaactggccagggaagcggtatggtgagtggaactggTCAGGGCCTGGTTAGTAGTGCTGGCCTGGTGAGTGGTACTGACCAAGGaagcggccagggaagcggtactggacagggccagggaagcttTATGGGAAGTGGTACTGGCCAGGGCCTGGTAAGCAGTTCTGGCCTGGTAagtggaactggccagggaagtggtatggtgagtggaactggccag ggaagcggtatggtgagtggaactggccagggCCTGGTTAGCAGTACTGGCCTGGTAAGTGGAACTGACCAAGGAAGCGGAGAG ggaagcggtactggtcttggccagggaagcggtatgggaAGTGGTACTGACCAGGGCCTGGTAAGCAGTTCTGGCCTGGTAagtggaactggccagggaagtggtatgGTGAGCGGTACTGGCCAGGGTATGGGAAGTGGTCTTGGCCAGGAAAGCGGTATGGGAAGCGGTACAGGCCAGGGTATGGGAAGCGGTACAGGCCAGGGTATGGGAAGCGGTACAGGCCAGGGTATGGGAAGCGGTACAGGCCAGGGTATGGGAAGCGGTACTGGCCAGGGAAGGGGTACTGgtcttggccagggaagcggtatgggaAGCGGAACTGGCCAGGAAAGGGGTACTGgtcttggccag ggaagcggtatgggaagtggtactggccagggaagtggtatggtgagtggaactggccagggCCTGGTAAGCAGTTCTGGCCTG GTAAGTGGTTTTGGACAGGGAAGTGGTATGGCAAGcggaactggccagggaagtggtatgGTAAGCGgtactggccagggaagtggtatgGTAAGCGgtactggccagggaagtggtatggtgagtggaactggccagggaagcggtatggtgagtggtactggccagggaagcggtatgggaAATGGTAATGGTATGGGAAGCGTtctgggccagggaagcggtatggtAAGTGGTACTGGCCTGATAAGCTGTCTGAGCCAGAGAAGTAGTACAGAAAGCGGTCTGGGCCAGGGAAGCAGTACTGGACAGGGAAGCGGTCTTGGCCAGGGTATGGGAAGTG GTATGGGAAGTGGTACTGGGcagggccagggaagtggtctTGGCCAGGGTATGGGAAGTGGTATGGTAAGTGGTACTGGGCAGGAAAGCagtactggccagggaagcggtcttGGCCAGGGTATGGGAAGTGGTACTGGGcagggccagggaagtggtctTGGCCAGGGTATGGGAAGTGGTCTTGGCAATCTTAGCCTGGGAAGCAGtctgggccagggaagcggtactGGACAGGGAAGCAGTATTGTATGCGGGGCTGGCCAGGTAAGTGGTACGGGAAGCGATCTTGAAAGCAGTCTgggccagggaagtggtatgGGAAATGGTAATGGTATGGGAAGCGGTCTGGACCTGGGAAGCggtactggccagggaagcggtactGGTCTTGGCCAGGGAAACGGTCTTGGCCAGGGTATGGGAAGCAGTTCTAGCCTGGTAAGCGGAACTGGCCAGGGCCTGGTAAGCAgtactggccagggaagtggtgCTGGGCAGGAAAGCAGTCTTGGCCAGGGTATGGGAAGTGGTCTTGGCAGTTTTGGCCAGGGAAGCAGACTGGAAAGCGGTcaaggccagggaagcggtactGGTCAGGGAAGAAGTCTTGGCCAGGGCCTGGTAAGCAGTACTGGCCTGGAAAGCGGTCTgggccagggaagtggtatgGGAAATGGTAATGGTATGGGAAGCGGTCTGGACCTGGGAAGCGGTACTGGTCAGGGAAGAGGtctgggccagggaagcggtatgggtAATGGTATGGGAAGCGGTCTTGGCCAGGGAAGCAGTATGGGTAATGGTATGGGAAGCGgtcttggccagggaagcggtatgggaagcggtcttggccagggaagcggtatgggaagcggtcttggccagggaagcggtactGGTCAGGGTCTTGGCTCTTTGGCCAGGGCCTGGTAA
- the LOC122146618 gene encoding fibroin heavy chain-like isoform X2 produces the protein MTARVYFSLTAVLSCLFGYLRITHAIQRRTTVDGLCPARLTVVPSHRGCTSDKDCPGGYKCCQFDCGPVCVPPVFMKPGQCPIPEMTPLFAESCFHDGQCPATQKCCPTTGGFACSEPRGQGGGQGGSRGQGGGRGQGGGQGLGGGMGLGGGLGGGMGQGGGTGSGTGQGQGSGMGSGTGQGQGGSLGQGSGTGLVSRLGQGGGLGLGGGLGQGLGSGTGLVSHLGGLGGGMGLGGGMGLGGSTGSGLGKGSGTGQGSGMGSGTGQGSGMGSGTGQGQGGGLGQGSVTGLVSRLGQRGGLGQGAGLGLGGGLGQGLGSGTGLVSHLGLGGGLGQGGSLGLGGGLSQGSGMGSGTGQGHGNGMGGSLGKGSGMGSSLGQGLGSSTGLGSGLGQGSGTGQGSGTGRGLGSGMGSSLGQGIGMGQGSGTGQGSGMGSGSGTGQGQGSGMGSGLGQGLVSHLGQGGGLGLGGGLGLGSGMGGGLGQGGGMGLGGGMGLGSGMGMGGGLGLGSGMGLGGGTGLGSGMGSGTGQGRGMESSTGQGSGTGSGLGQGLVSSTGLLSRLGQGGGLGLESGMGGSLGSGMGLGGGLAQGSGAGLGSRLGQGSGLGSGSGTGQGQGSSMGSGTGQGSGTGQGLVSGLGQGSGTGQGSRLGQGSGLGSGLGKGSSMGRGTGQGSGMGRGTGQGQGSGMGSGLGKGSSMGRGTGQGSGMGRGTGQGQGSGMGSNLGQGSGTGQGLISILGQGSRSGQGSGMVSSTGLVSGLGQGSGMGNGMGTSLSLGSSLGQGSDTGLVSRLGQGSGLGSGTGQGSGIGQGLGRGLGSLGQGSGTASGTGQGSGTASGTGQGSGIGQGMGSGLGSLGQGSGMVSGTGQGSGVARGTGQGSGTASGTGQGSGTASGTGQGSGIGQGIGSGLGSLGQGSGMVSGTGQGSGMVSGTGQGLVSSSGLVSGTGQGSGMVSGTGQGSGMVSGTGQGSGMVSGTGQGLVSSSGLVSGTGQGSGMVSGTGQGSGMVSGTGQGSGMVSGTGQGLVSSSGLVSGTGQGSGMVSGTGQGLVSSSGLVSGTGQGSSMVSGTGQGSGMLSGTGQGSGMVSGTGQGLVSSSGLVSGTGQGSGMLSGTGQRLVSSSGLVSGTGQGSGMVSGTGQGMGSGTGQGMGSGTGQGMGSGTGQGRGTGLGQGSGMGSGTGQGSGMVSGTGQGSGMVSGTGQGLVSSAGLVSGTDQGSGQGSGTGQGQGSFMGSGTGQGLVSSSGLVSGTGQGSGMVSGTGQGSGMVSGTGQGLVSSTGLVSGTDQGSGEGSGTGLGQGSGMGSGTDQGLVSSSGLVSGTGQGSGMVSGTGQGMGSGLGQESGMGSGTGQGMGSGTGQGMGSGTGQGMGSGTGQGMGSGTGQGRGTGLGQGSGMGSGTGQERGTGLGQGSGMGSGTGQGSGMVSGTGQGLVSSSGLVSGFGQGSGMASGTGQGSGMVSGTGQGSGMVSGTGQGSGMVSGTGQGSGMVSGTGQGSGMGNGNGMGSVLGQGSGMVSGTGLISCLSQRSSTESGLGQGSSTGQGSGLGQGMGSGMGSGTGQGQGSGLGQGMGSGMVSGTGQESSTGQGSGLGQGMGSGTGQGQGSGLGQGMGSGLGNLSLGSSLGQGSGTGQGSSIVCGAGQVSGTGSDLESSLGQGSGMGNGNGMGSGLDLGSGTGQGSGTGLGQGNGLGQGMGSSSSLVSGTGQGLVSSTGQGSGAGQESSLGQGMGSGLGSFGQGSRLESGQGQGSGTGQGRSLGQGLVSSTGLESGLGQGSGMGNGNGMGSGLDLGSGTGQGRGLGQGSGMGNGMGSGLGQGSSMGNGMGSGLGQGSGMGSGLGQGSGMGSGLGQGSGTGQGLGSLARAW, from the exons ATGACAGCTCGAGTGTATTTCTCGTTGACTGCTGTTTTATCATGTCTGTTTGGATACTTGAGGATAACTCACGCCATTCAAAGACGAACCACAG TGGACGGTTTATGTCCAGCGAGGCTGACGGTCGTGCCATCCCATCGAGGATGTACTTCTGATAAAGACTGCCCTGGAGGATACAAATGCTGTCAATTTGACTGTGGGCCTGTTTGCGTGCCTCCTGTGTTCA TGAAGCCAGGTCAATGTCCAATACCGGAGATGACTCCACTGTTTGCTGAAAGCTGTTTCCATGATGGCCAGTGTCCTGCCACACAAAAATGTTGCCCAACCACCGGTGGCTTTGCATGCAGTGAACCACGAGGCCAGGGAGGGGGCCAGGGAGGCAGCCGGGGCCAGGGAGGCGGCCGGGGCCAGGGAGGCGGCCAGGGCCTGGGAGGCGGAATGGGCCTGGGAGGCGGCCTGGGAGGCGGAATGGGCCAGGGAGGCGGTACGGGAAGTGGTACTGGTcagggccagggaagtggtatgGGAAGTGGTACTGGCCAGGGGCAGGGAGGCAGTCTTGGCCAGGGAAGTGGTACTGGCCTGGTAAGCCGTCTGGGCCAGGGAGGTGGCCTTGGCCTGGGAGGCGGTCTTGGCCAGGGCCTGGGAAGCGGTACTGGCCTGGTAAGCCATCTGGGCGGCCTGGGAGGCGGAATGGGCCTGGGAGGCGGAATGGGCCTGGGAGGCAGTACGGGAAGTGGCCTTGGCAAGGGAAGTggtactggccagggaagcggtatgggaagtggtactggccagggaagtggtatgGGAAGTGGTACTGGACAGGGGCAGGGAg GCGGTCTTGGCCAGGGAAGTGTTACTGGCCTGGTAAGCCGTCTGGGCCAGAGAGGTGGCCTTGGCCAGGGGGCTGGCCTTGGCCTGGGAGGAGGTCTTGGCCAGGGCCTGGGAAGCGGTACTGGCCTGGTAAGCCATCTGGGCCTGGGAGGTGGCCTTGGCCAGGGGGGCAGCCTTGGCTTGGGTGGTGGTCTTAGCCAGGGAAGTGGTATGGGAAGTGGTACTGGCCAGGGCCACGGAAATGGAATGGGAGGCAGTCTTGGCAAGGGAAGCGGAATGGGAAGCAGTCTTGGCCAGGGCCTGGGAAGCAGTACTGGCCTGGGAAGCGGTCTTGGCCAGGGCAGTGGTACTGGTCAGGGAAGCGGTACTGGCAGGGGCCTGGGAAGCGGCATGGGAAGCAGTCTGGGCCAGGGAATCGGcatgggccagggaagcggtactggccagggaagcggtatgggaAGTGGAAGTGGTActggccagggccagggaagcggtatgggtAGTGGTCTTGGCCAGGGCCTGGTAAGCCATCTGGGCCAGGGGGGTGGTCTTGGCCTGGGAGGTGGTCTTGGCCTAGGAAGTGGCATGGGAGGCGGTCTTGGCCAGGGGGGTGGCATGGGCCTGGGAGGTGGCATGGGCCTGGGAAGTGGCATGGGCATGGGAGGCGGTCTTGGCCTGGGAAGCGGCATGGGCCTGGGAGGCGGTACTGGCCTGGGAAGCGGAATGGGAAGCGGTACTGGCCAGGGAAGGGGTATGGAAAGCagtactggccagggaagcggtacgGGAAGTGGTCTTGGCCAGGGCCTGGTAAGCAGTACTGGCCTGTTAAGCCGTCTGGGCCAGGGGGGTGGCCTTGGCCTGGAAAGTGGCATGGGAGGCAGCCTGGGAAGTGGCATGGGCCTGGGAGGCGGTCTTGCCCAGGGAAGTGGTGCTGGCCTGGGAAGCCGTTTGGGCCAGGGAAGTGGCCTGGGAAGTGGAAGTGGTActggccagggccagggaagcagTATGGGAAGTGGTACTGGCCAGGGCAGTGGTACTGGCCAAGGCCTGGTAAGCGGtctgggccagggaagcggtactGGCCAGGGAAGCCGTCTGGGCCAGGGAAGTGGCCTGGGAAGTGGTCTTGGCAAGGGAAGCAGTATGGGAAGGggtactggccagggaagcggtatgggaAGGGGTActggccagggccagggaagtggtatgGGAAGCGGTCTTGGCAAGGGAAGCAGTATGGGAAGGggtactggccagggaagcggtatgggaAGGGGTActggccagggccagggaagtggtatgGGAAGCAATCTTGGCCAGGGAAGTGGTACTGGCCAAGGCCTGATAAGCATTCTGGGCCAGGGAAGCCGTTCTGGTCAGGGTAGCGGTATGGTAAGCAGTACTGGCCTGGTAAGTGGACTgggccagggaagtggtatgGGTAATGGTATGGGAACCAGTCTGAGCCTGGGAAGCAGTCTTGGTCAGGGAAGCGATACTGGCCTGGTAAGCCGTTTGGGCCAGGGAAGTGGCCTGGGAAGCGGTACTGGTCAGGGAAGCGGTATTGGCCAGGGTTTGGGAAGAGGTCTCGGCAGTCTTGGCCAGGGAAGTGGCACGGCAAGTGGTACAGGCCAGGGAAGCGGCACGGCAAGTGGTAcaggccagggaagcggtattgGCCAGGGTATGGGAAGTGGTCTCGGCAGTCttggccagggaagtggtatggtgagtggaactggccagggaagcggtgtGGCAAGAGGTACTGGTCAGGGAAGTGGCACGGCAAGTGGTACAGGCCAGGGAAGTGGCACGGCAAGTGGTAcaggccagggaagcggtattgGCCAGGGTATAGGAAGTGGTCTCGGCAGTCttggccagggaagtggtatggtgagtggaactggccagggaagtggtatggtgagtggaactggccagggCCTGGTAAGCAGTTCTGGCCTGGtgagtggaactggccagggaagtggtatggtgagtggaactggccagggaagtggtatggtgagtggtactggccagggaagtggtatggtgagtggaactggccagggCCTGGTAAGCAGTTCTGGCCTGGtgagtggaactggccagggaagtggtatggtgagtggaactggccagggaagtggtatggtgagtggtactggccagggaagtggtatggtgagtggaactggGCAGGGCCTGGTAAGCAGTTCTGGCCTGGTAagtggaactggccagggaagtggtatggtgagtggaactggccag GGCCTGGTAAGCAGTTCTGGCCTGGTGAGTGGTACTGGCCAGGGAAGTAGTATGGTGAGTGgtactggccagggaagtggtatgTTGAGTGgtactggccagggaagtggtatggtgagtggaactggccagggCCTGGTAAGCAGTTCTGGCCTGGTAagtggaactggccagggaagtggtatgTTGAGTGGAACTGGCCAGCGCCTGGTAAGCAGTTCTGGCCTGGtgagtggaactggccagggaagcggtatggtgAGCGGTACAGGCCAGGGTATGGGAAGCGGTACAGGCCAGGGTATGGGAAGCGGTACAGGCCAGGGTATGGGAAGCGGTACAGGCCAGGGAAGGGGTACTGgtcttggccagggaagcggtatgggaagtggtactggccagggaagcggtatggtgagtggaactggccagggaagcggtatggtgagtggaactggTCAGGGCCTGGTTAGTAGTGCTGGCCTGGTGAGTGGTACTGACCAAGGaagcggccagggaagcggtactggacagggccagggaagcttTATGGGAAGTGGTACTGGCCAGGGCCTGGTAAGCAGTTCTGGCCTGGTAagtggaactggccagggaagtggtatggtgagtggaactggccag ggaagcggtatggtgagtggaactggccagggCCTGGTTAGCAGTACTGGCCTGGTAAGTGGAACTGACCAAGGAAGCGGAGAG ggaagcggtactggtcttggccagggaagcggtatgggaAGTGGTACTGACCAGGGCCTGGTAAGCAGTTCTGGCCTGGTAagtggaactggccagggaagtggtatgGTGAGCGGTACTGGCCAGGGTATGGGAAGTGGTCTTGGCCAGGAAAGCGGTATGGGAAGCGGTACAGGCCAGGGTATGGGAAGCGGTACAGGCCAGGGTATGGGAAGCGGTACAGGCCAGGGTATGGGAAGCGGTACAGGCCAGGGTATGGGAAGCGGTACTGGCCAGGGAAGGGGTACTGgtcttggccagggaagcggtatgggaAGCGGAACTGGCCAGGAAAGGGGTACTGgtcttggccag ggaagcggtatgggaagtggtactggccagggaagtggtatggtgagtggaactggccagggCCTGGTAAGCAGTTCTGGCCTG GTAAGTGGTTTTGGACAGGGAAGTGGTATGGCAAGcggaactggccagggaagtggtatgGTAAGCGgtactggccagggaagtggtatgGTAAGCGgtactggccagggaagtggtatggtgagtggaactggccagggaagcggtatggtgagtggtactggccagggaagcggtatgggaAATGGTAATGGTATGGGAAGCGTtctgggccagggaagcggtatggtAAGTGGTACTGGCCTGATAAGCTGTCTGAGCCAGAGAAGTAGTACAGAAAGCGGTCTGGGCCAGGGAAGCAGTACTGGACAGGGAAGCGGTCTTGGCCAGGGTATGGGAAGTG GTATGGGAAGTGGTACTGGGcagggccagggaagtggtctTGGCCAGGGTATGGGAAGTGGTATGGTAAGTGGTACTGGGCAGGAAAGCagtactggccagggaagcggtcttGGCCAGGGTATGGGAAGTGGTACTGGGcagggccagggaagtggtctTGGCCAGGGTATGGGAAGTGGTCTTGGCAATCTTAGCCTGGGAAGCAGtctgggccagggaagcggtactGGACAGGGAAGCAGTATTGTATGCGGGGCTGGCCAGGTAAGTGGTACGGGAAGCGATCTTGAAAGCAGTCTgggccagggaagtggtatgGGAAATGGTAATGGTATGGGAAGCGGTCTGGACCTGGGAAGCggtactggccagggaagcggtactGGTCTTGGCCAGGGAAACGGTCTTGGCCAGGGTATGGGAAGCAGTTCTAGCCTGGTAAGCGGAACTGGCCAGGGCCTGGTAAGCAgtactggccagggaagtggtgCTGGGCAGGAAAGCAGTCTTGGCCAGGGTATGGGAAGTGGTCTTGGCAGTTTTGGCCAGGGAAGCAGACTGGAAAGCGGTcaaggccagggaagcggtactGGTCAGGGAAGAAGTCTTGGCCAGGGCCTGGTAAGCAGTACTGGCCTGGAAAGCGGTCTgggccagggaagtggtatgGGAAATGGTAATGGTATGGGAAGCGGTCTGGACCTGGGAAGCGGTACTGGTCAGGGAAGAGGtctgggccagggaagcggtatgggtAATGGTATGGGAAGCGGTCTTGGCCAGGGAAGCAGTATGGGTAATGGTATGGGAAGCGgtcttggccagggaagcggtatgggaagcggtcttggccagggaagcggtatgggaagcggtcttggccagggaagcggtactGGTCAGGGTCTTGGCTCTTTGGCCAGGGCCTGGTAA